One window from the genome of Solea solea chromosome 2, fSolSol10.1, whole genome shotgun sequence encodes:
- the LOC131455212 gene encoding claudin-10-like isoform X2: MFQEIVAFILSTSGWVLVSSTLPTDYWKVSSLDGTVITTATYWSNLWKTCVTDSTGVSNCKDFPSLLALDGYIQACRGLMIAAVCLGFFGSIFSLVGMKCTKIGGTDKSKARIACFAGVNFILSGLCSLSACSLYAHRITSEFFDPMYIAQKYELGAALFIGWAGSILCILGGSIFCFSITDSFTKSRSQVKYIYKGAASHSHISSYPRGHANSINQRPPPDYSGSSRTQHFDKNAYV; the protein is encoded by the exons ATGTTTCAGGAGATCGTGGCCTTCATATTGTCAACTTCAGGGTGGGTGCTGGTGTCTTCCACCTTGCCGACGGACTATTGGAAGGTTTCGTCTCTTGATGGAACAGTCATCACCACTGCTACCTACTGGTCTAATCTGTGGAAGACCTGTGTCACTGATTCAACTGGAGTCTCCAACTGCAAAGACTTTCCCTCATTGCTAGCACTGGATG GTTACATCCAGGCCTGCAGGGGACTGATGATTGCTGCAGTCTGTCTGGGGTTTTTTGGATCTATATTTTCCCTGGTTGGAATGAAATGCACAAAAATTGGGGGAACTGACAAGTCCAAAGCCAGGATCGCCTGTTTTGCTGGGGTAAATTTTATTCTTAGTG GCCTCTGCTCTCTGTCAGCGTGCTCCCTTTATGCACACCGGATAACATCAGAATTTTTTGACCCAATGTATATTGCACAGAA ATATGAACTAGGAGCTGCTCTCTTTATTGGATGGGCAGGTTCTATCCTCTGTATTCTTGGAGGCAGCATATTCTGTTTCTCTATCACAGATTCCTTCACCAAAAG CCGTAGTCAAGTGAAATATATCTACAAAGGAGCAGCCTCACATTCACATATCTCCTCATACCCAAGAGGGCACGCAAACTCTATAAACCAGAGGCCGCCTCCAGACTACAGCGGCTCCTCCAGGACCCAGCACTTTGATAAGAATGCATATGTTTGA
- the LOC131455478 gene encoding claudin-10-like, which translates to MGYRTVVMYMEIGCFAVCVAGWILVCSTMPTEIWTWSEVDSIVLTTSNYFSNLWKDCISDSTGVSDCKGIPSMLALNWDIHMCRALIIISIILSFFGSVLVLVGMKCTKIGGTEIANARVTFAGGMNYLIGGMCSMVAFSYYGNKIRAEFQDPNYRAQKFEIGVGVFIGWGGSTLLVVGGLIYSIFAGREGCRSSSKHYPGYQYADAYTGAPTKREPVYLARTEVSESRKSRTSSGSRGSSVSGLTSITKATDSSGSGVTSITKTTASNAYV; encoded by the exons ATGGGTTACAGGACTGTGGTGATGTACATGGAGATTGGTTGCTTTGCGGTCTGTGTAGCTGGATGGATCCTGGTCTGTTCCACAATGCCAACAGAGATTTGGACTTGGTCTGAAGTGGACAGCATAGTCCTGACCACTTCAAACTACTTCTCCAACTTGTGGAAGGATTGTATCTCTGATTCAACAGGAGTGTCTGACTGTAAGGGGATTCCATCAATGCTTGCACTGAACT GGGACATTCACATGTGCCGAgctctcatcatcatctctaTCATTTTGTCCTTCTTTGGATCAGTGCTGGTCTTAGTGGGAATGAAGTGCACTAAGATTGGGGGAACCGAGATTGCTAATGCAAGAGTAACCTTCGCTGGGGGGATGAATTACCTTATTGGAG GGATGTGTTCTATGGTTGCTTTCTCCTATTATGGAAACAAGATCAGAGCAGAATTCCAAGATCCTAACTACAGAGCCCAGAA GTTTGAAATAGGCGTTGGTGTCTTTATTGGCTGGGGAGGCTCCACCTTACTTGTTGTTGGAGGCCTTATTTACAGTATCTTTGCAGGGAGGGAAGGATGTCGTTCAAG CTCAAAGCACTACCCCGGCTACCAGTACGCTGATGCCTACACGGGTGCCCCAACAAAAAGGGAACCCGTGTATCTGGCTCGCACCGAGGTGAGTGAGAGTCGAAAATCTAGAACATCCAgtggcagcagaggcagcagcgtCTCTGGGCTGACCAGCATCACCAAGGCGACGGATAGCAGCGGATCCGGGGTCACCAGTATCACCAAGACGACAGCTAGCAATGCATATGTGTGA
- the LOC131455212 gene encoding claudin-10-like isoform X1 translates to MSGLQIVAFISGLAGLGATIGATASNEWKATSRASSVITATWVLQGLWNNCAGNAIGALHCRPHHTILNLEGYIQACRGLMIAAVCLGFFGSIFSLVGMKCTKIGGTDKSKARIACFAGVNFILSGLCSLSACSLYAHRITSEFFDPMYIAQKYELGAALFIGWAGSILCILGGSIFCFSITDSFTKSRSQVKYIYKGAASHSHISSYPRGHANSINQRPPPDYSGSSRTQHFDKNAYV, encoded by the exons ATGTCAGGTTTACAGATTGTGGCTTTTATCAGCGGCCTTGCTGGGCTGGGTGCTACTATTGGTGCCACAGCGTCCAATGAATGGAAGGCCACCAGCCGGGCATCCTCAGTCATCACAGCGACCTGGGTGCTACAGGGTCTGTGGAATAACTGTGCTGGGAATGCTATCGGAGCTCTGCACTGCAGACCACATCACACTATCCTTAATCTGGAAG GTTACATCCAGGCCTGCAGGGGACTGATGATTGCTGCAGTCTGTCTGGGGTTTTTTGGATCTATATTTTCCCTGGTTGGAATGAAATGCACAAAAATTGGGGGAACTGACAAGTCCAAAGCCAGGATCGCCTGTTTTGCTGGGGTAAATTTTATTCTTAGTG GCCTCTGCTCTCTGTCAGCGTGCTCCCTTTATGCACACCGGATAACATCAGAATTTTTTGACCCAATGTATATTGCACAGAA ATATGAACTAGGAGCTGCTCTCTTTATTGGATGGGCAGGTTCTATCCTCTGTATTCTTGGAGGCAGCATATTCTGTTTCTCTATCACAGATTCCTTCACCAAAAG CCGTAGTCAAGTGAAATATATCTACAAAGGAGCAGCCTCACATTCACATATCTCCTCATACCCAAGAGGGCACGCAAACTCTATAAACCAGAGGCCGCCTCCAGACTACAGCGGCTCCTCCAGGACCCAGCACTTTGATAAGAATGCATATGTTTGA
- the cldn10l2 gene encoding claudin 10-like 2 has protein sequence MRKQLVQILGFLTSSLGWTFVLCTMAMDYWRITQLGGQGGSFIIKVAWYWSNLWKDCFTDSTAITNCRDFPVLWSVTPFVQGVRGLLMCGLTLGFFAVVLSFLGMECTFIGGGDKTKDKMLFSGAVFHVAGGVSNIAGYCLYINRVARTTFSASLEPGILRYDLGPPIFLGLVGCFLILLGAIFYAVTVFRVICPESKVVYAYGGGTYMVPRSRGRTYTGYYKPSWQNGSYQGSGPSNSSKISKLSQTIPTKMSERDAFV, from the exons ATGAGGAAACAACTGGTGCAAATACTTGGCTTCTTAACTTCATCACTGGGATGGACATTTGTGCTGTGTACCATGGCCATGGACTACTGGAGGATTACCCAATTAGGAGGACAAGGAGGCTCCTTCATCATTAAGGTGGCCTGGTACTGGTCCAACCTGTGGAAGGATTGTTTCACTGATTCTACAGCTATCACCAACTGTCGAGACTTCCCAGTGCTCTGGAGTGTCACCC cTTTTGTCCAAGGAGTGCGAGGACTGCTGATGTGTGGGTTGACTCTGGGATTCTTTGCTGTGGTACTTAGCTTTCTTGGGATGGAGTGCACTTTTATCGGAGGAGGCGATAAAACCAAAGACAAAATGCTTTTTAGCGGAGCAGTATTTCATGTCGCTGGTG GTGTGTCAAATATTGCTGGCTATTGCTTATACATCAACAGGGTCGCCAGAACAACCTTTTCTGCCAGTTTAGAGCCAGGAATCTTAcg GTATGACCTGGGACCTCCCATATTTCTTGGATTAGTGGGATGTTTTTTAATCCTTTTGGGGGCTATCTTTTATGCTGTGACCGTCTTCCGCGTAATCTGTCCTGAAAG TAAAGTGGTGTATGCCTATGGGGGAGGCACATATATGGTCCCTCGCTCCAGGGGAAGAACGTACACTGGCTACTACAAACCTTCATGGCAGAATGGATCATATCAAGGATCAGGACCTTCCAACAGCTCTAAGATTTCAAAGCTCTCTCAGACAATaccaacaaaaatgtcagaaagagaTGCATTTGTCTAA